The sequence ATCTTGTCGGAATCCTTGTGGATCTTGTAGATGTCGGCCAGTTCCTGCATCTCCCTGAGAGAAAGACCGATTTCCTTCAATCGGAGAATGAACTTCAGACGGAGAATGTCCTCCTTGGCGTATACCCGGTTGCCGCCTTCGAGCCGCTGCGGCGGCGCCATGATCCCGAATTCTTCATAGTAGCGGATGGTGCGAGTGGTGATGCCGAGCATTTCTGCCACTTCGCCGATCTGCAGGAGTTCCTTCTTTTTGTTGGGCTGGTTTGCCATAGTATTACCTTTACGTAAATAAGTTTATTTAAAAGCTAATACCGGGTCTTTTCCGTGTCAACAAAAACAACAATGTTCGACGTGTTGACTGGCATTTAGACCCTGTTTGAACATCCTTCGGGGTGCGGCCAAACACTGTGTTATAAGAATTGACCTTAACGTAAAGTGTATGTATAAATGCCGTAAGCCACACCAGGGTGTATGATTAATAGTGTCTGGCCGGTAAATGACCACGCCGCTCCATCTGGCTGGCGGAAGTCAGGGGGAGGGGAGGCAGGACGAAGGAGAACCGGGAGGCTGAGGTGAAGACGATCGGAATCATCGGTGCGGGACAGATGGGGAGCGGGATCGCCCACATCGCCGCCCTCGCGGGGTTCGAAGCGCTGCTGTACGATGTGGCTGCGCCCCAGTTGGAAAAGGCGCACGCCGCCATCGGCCGGAACCTGCGGCGGCAGGCGGATAAAGGGGCGATCGAGTCCTCGGCGGTGGCGGCCGCCTCGGCCCGGCTCGGGACCACGAACAGCCTGGACGATATGGCCGGTTGCGATTTCGTCATCGAGGCGGTGCCGGAGAGCGAGGAGCTCAAGCTGGATATTTTCCGCAAGCTCGACCGTATCGTCTCGCCCGGCATGATACTGGCCAG is a genomic window of Desulfuromonadales bacterium containing:
- a CDS encoding MerR family transcriptional regulator — encoded protein: MANQPNKKKELLQIGEVAEMLGITTRTIRYYEEFGIMAPPQRLEGGNRVYAKEDILRLKFILRLKEIGLSLREMQELADIYKIHKDSDKMMPRLLQILDGHIHHIDEKITRLSSLRQDIVGYRSRIADILKEKNLT
- a CDS encoding 3-hydroxyacyl-CoA dehydrogenase NAD-binding domain-containing protein, giving the protein MKTIGIIGAGQMGSGIAHIAALAGFEALLYDVAAPQLEKAHAAIGRNLRRQADKGAIESSAVAAASARLGTTNSLDDMAGCDFVIEAVPESEELKLDIFRKLDRIVSPGMILA